One part of the Syntrophales bacterium genome encodes these proteins:
- a CDS encoding tyrosine-type recombinase/integrase, protein MSNKNLPIEVRELVEKFISRNPNLKEQTRRGDRCAILKSLSYLEKSAWKKGLPISITQATLIRWLKKMKKRYVALYTIMPRMRRVSNFFQFLKNNEYLKENPLNLLKKKYPRKGLKAVILVLMEPSPQKFLKDLKPVPIFSSPLGKSMQNFITFSRAQGKSYHQEERTLCHFDRFLISYSAPPKQLSDSILRKWNNQFLDRSEAHRYKSFSVVRQFCLYLRRFDAGIYTPDTSLSPPCPQSFIPYIYSKKEIVTLLRRLRKSKPSRQYPLRPQMLYILVLLLYTTGMRISEAMKLRLKDIDWKEEKIYIRETKFFKSRTVPLSPSMVKELKSYFQLREQARLPTDPESFLFQNLHRPRPCDNSTISKLFRQALRDLGLKPKQGKGGPRIHDLRHTFATYRLEEWYRKGEDIQSMLGLISTYLGHVGIASTQRYLTMTTELLQQASQRFNRYFNQTQKGEPK, encoded by the coding sequence TAGAAATCCAAATCTTAAAGAACAGACACGACGTGGTGATCGATGTGCCATTTTGAAGTCTCTTTCTTATTTGGAGAAGAGTGCCTGGAAAAAAGGACTACCAATAAGTATCACACAAGCTACACTCATCCGCTGGTTAAAAAAGATGAAAAAGCGTTATGTCGCTTTGTATACAATAATGCCGCGGATGCGTAGAGTATCTAATTTTTTCCAGTTTCTAAAAAACAATGAATACTTGAAAGAAAACCCACTGAATCTATTAAAAAAGAAGTATCCCAGGAAAGGATTAAAGGCCGTAATCCTGGTATTGATGGAACCATCTCCACAAAAATTCTTGAAGGATTTGAAGCCGGTTCCTATATTTAGCAGTCCATTGGGAAAATCTATGCAGAATTTTATAACCTTCAGCCGAGCCCAGGGAAAATCTTATCACCAAGAAGAAAGAACTCTTTGCCACTTTGACCGTTTTTTGATATCGTATTCAGCTCCTCCTAAACAACTTTCTGATTCAATATTAAGGAAATGGAATAATCAATTCTTAGATAGAAGTGAAGCTCATCGATACAAAAGTTTTAGTGTAGTTCGACAATTTTGTCTTTATCTTCGGCGGTTTGATGCTGGTATCTATACCCCTGATACTTCACTTTCTCCACCTTGTCCCCAATCCTTTATACCTTATATTTATTCTAAAAAGGAAATAGTAACTTTACTTAGAAGATTACGTAAATCGAAACCTTCAAGGCAGTATCCTCTGCGTCCACAGATGCTTTATATTCTGGTTTTGCTTCTTTATACCACCGGAATGCGAATAAGCGAAGCAATGAAACTTCGTCTCAAGGACATAGACTGGAAGGAGGAAAAAATTTACATTCGTGAAACGAAATTTTTCAAAAGTCGTACTGTCCCACTCTCGCCTAGCATGGTGAAAGAACTAAAAAGCTATTTCCAATTGCGCGAACAAGCCAGATTACCAACTGATCCTGAGTCGTTCCTTTTTCAGAATCTGCATAGGCCAAGGCCTTGTGATAATAGCACCATATCAAAGTTATTCCGCCAGGCACTAAGAGATTTAGGGCTTAAACCAAAGCAGGGCAAAGGTGGGCCTCGTATTCATGACCTCCGTCATACTTTTGCCACATATCGTCTCGAAGAATGGTACCGGAAAGGAGAAGATATCCAGTCTATGCTGGGATTGATAAGTACCTATCTTGGGCATGTTGGTATCGCTAGCACTCAACGATATCTGACCATGACTACTGAATTACTCCAACAAGCATCCCAGCGTTTTAACCGGTACTTTAATCAAACGCAGAAAGGAGAACCAAAATGA